GAGGATGATAATCAGCGCGCTCAATGACGGCGCAATTAATGCGTTCTTCTCCCTGCAATAGCGCAGCTACCGTGGCACTGTTCAAGAGTGCGGTAATTTCACCAATAGTACCTTCAGATCGCCGCAAAATCAGCTCGCACAGCGGTGCAGTTGCTAAATGTGAGGGTTCACGCAAGGGCAAAACAGTTTCGAAGCTGGCCAGCAGACGTGCTAATTCCTCGCCAGCCTCCCAGAGTGGTAGTAACAGAGGATGAAACCGATTTTCAAGCTGGTCGTCGCTACGAATCGCAAGATAAGCGTCACGGATACCCAGGCAAACGATAGGAATGCGCAGATCGTTGCCAATAAAACGGAGCAGATTCAACAGTTCGCGTTGCCGCCTAGCCGTTGCGCCGAGTAAATTGTGTACCTCGTCAATTATCAGCATGCGGACGCCGACGGTTCGCATCAGTCGTAATGTCAAGGCCTCACGCACGTCGTGCCGACCATAAAAGCCAACTGGCGTACCCAGTGTAGCCTGCAATGCGGTGTGTAGTCGGTTAGCGGTTGCCTCGGCTGGCATTTGTAGCATGAGGACCGGAATGACCTCGTGTTCACCGTCCTCTGACATCCGCTGGGGATGCGCGCGATGAAACTTTTCGGCAATCATGGTTTTGCCGTTGTTGCTTGGGCCTACTATAAGGATGTTTTTCGGACGCAGTTTGCCAGGCTCGTCGGAAAGTAACGCTTCAAGTTGTAACAATGCTTGGTGGGCACAGGTGTAGCCGATCCATCGCTCGATTCGAAGGCGAGCTAGACGCTCTGCACTGGGTAACATGGCCAGTGAGCGCGCTTCTGGACCTAAATGGCTAAGGCTTACCATGCTTCGATGTCATCAAACGGGCGTACTGGACCAATATCAACTGTCGACGTGGTATTCTCAATTTGAGATGACTCCCTCTCTAGCTTCGAACCCAATTGGCGGCGCGTCCGGTTGCGGCGGGCTGTGCGCGTAAGCGTCTCGGCCTTACGCTCAATCTCACGCATTTCATCAA
The window above is part of the Methylomonas sp. ZR1 genome. Proteins encoded here:
- a CDS encoding TniB family NTP-binding protein produces the protein MLPSAERLARLRIERWIGYTCAHQALLQLEALLSDEPGKLRPKNILIVGPSNNGKTMIAEKFHRAHPQRMSEDGEHEVIPVLMLQMPAEATANRLHTALQATLGTPVGFYGRHDVREALTLRLMRTVGVRMLIIDEVHNLLGATARRQRELLNLLRFIGNDLRIPIVCLGIRDAYLAIRSDDQLENRFHPLLLPLWEAGEELARLLASFETVLPLREPSHLATAPLCELILRRSEGTIGEITALLNSATVAALLQGEERINCAVIERADYHPPSVRRRMVERELR